A genome region from Arachis duranensis cultivar V14167 chromosome 6, aradu.V14167.gnm2.J7QH, whole genome shotgun sequence includes the following:
- the LOC107494019 gene encoding vacuolar protein sorting-associated protein 55 homolog isoform X2, whose product MFSASILLQILACAIYSNWWPMLSALMYVLVPMPCLFFGGGNTHFLMSRDGGGWIDAAKFLTGASAVGSIAIPIILRHAHMIETGAMLIELVSFFIFICTVMCFHQASLDDDW is encoded by the exons ATGTTTTCAGCTAGCATTCTGCTACAGATTCTG GCGTGTGCAATATACAGCAATTGGTGGCCTATGTTATCAG CTCTTATGTATGTGCTGGTACCTATGCCTTGCTTATTCTTTGGTGGTGGAAACACTCATTTTCTGATGAGCCGAGATGGTGGGGG TTGGATAGATGCTGCTAAATTTTTAACTGGTGCATCCGCAGTTGGGAGTATAGCCATTCCTATAATCCTCAGGCATGCTCATATGATTGAGACAGGAGCAATGCTCATTGAGCTTGTCTCGTTCTTCATTTTTATATGTACTGTTATGTGTTTCCACCAAGCGAGCCTCGACGATGATTGGTGA
- the LOC107494019 gene encoding vacuolar protein sorting-associated protein 55 homolog isoform X1: MKTFYNYVTDFFSFYLILQNWCSWTLFLVFPVLAGLAFMFSASILLQILACAIYSNWWPMLSALMYVLVPMPCLFFGGGNTHFLMSRDGGGWIDAAKFLTGASAVGSIAIPIILRHAHMIETGAMLIELVSFFIFICTVMCFHQASLDDDW, from the exons ATGAAAACTTTCTATAATTATGTTACtgactttttttcattttatctgATCTTACAAAATTGGTGTTCTTGGACTCTGTTCCTTGTCTTTCCAGT CCTTGCTGGGCTAGCTTTTATGTTTTCAGCTAGCATTCTGCTACAGATTCTG GCGTGTGCAATATACAGCAATTGGTGGCCTATGTTATCAG CTCTTATGTATGTGCTGGTACCTATGCCTTGCTTATTCTTTGGTGGTGGAAACACTCATTTTCTGATGAGCCGAGATGGTGGGGG TTGGATAGATGCTGCTAAATTTTTAACTGGTGCATCCGCAGTTGGGAGTATAGCCATTCCTATAATCCTCAGGCATGCTCATATGATTGAGACAGGAGCAATGCTCATTGAGCTTGTCTCGTTCTTCATTTTTATATGTACTGTTATGTGTTTCCACCAAGCGAGCCTCGACGATGATTGGTGA